The Caloranaerobacter sp. TR13 genome segment TTTTTGCTATCTCTTGCCTTCGTTTTGGAATCAATCCCTGTATTTTTACATTTATAATAGGTATTATCACAGGTTTTAACGGCCTGAATATCAATTTAATAGCTATTATATTGGTTATCCAACCTATCATAGCTCCAATTACCGCTAAAGTAAGTATTTTAATAATTATCATGTTATCACCTCGTATAATCGTTACTGGTTATTCGCTATTCGTGAAATTTAAAAAACTAAAAATGTAAAGCTTAATTTTTCATAAAACTTTTAATATTACTATTAAATAGTTGGTAGCCAATAGTTGATAGACAAAAATAAATAGCAACTAATATCTGATTATAACACAATTTTTGTTTTCTTAAAATAGTATTAACTTTAAACCAAACAAAAAACTCCCAAGCAAATTCCCTTGGAAGTATTATTTTTCCTTCTCAATCTTAATTTTATTATCCTTTTCTTTCAAACATAATCTACATCCAGGACAAACTGATACCTTATTCTGAAAAACACTTTTTATTACTTTTATTATTTCTCTATCTTGGATACTTTTTTCTATATGAATTATTATTTTTTTTGGTGCAATAGTTATTAATGAGCTAATAAGTAAATCATCATAATTCATTTCATTTTCTGAAATTTCCTCTGCAAGCTCTTGAAAAATATCATTATCAATTAAATTCATTTTTTTATCTAACAATTGATAAGTTCCATCATTCTTAAATATTATATTAACTAAATCAACTTTAGATTCTTGTAATTCAACAAAATATTGCAATACTCGAATAAACTCTCTATATTCCTTTTCAACAAAGAAATCTTCTATATTTTTCTCCAGTGCCTCCTCAATTAATTCTGTGAAAAATTTAAGTCTAAAGTTTA includes the following:
- the ytxC gene encoding putative sporulation protein YtxC, encoding MNLLTIGFKENFEKIIEIINKQLYFFEREKIHIDEKIEKIGDINFATYFIKDKKGVKYKNIKNIFNYYIAEAITDIVIDVYQEKIIDRLIIEKCYYLDSEDKKVIKSRVVDYLNRNEYVLREGIMPQISKKAKILKTVMDFLEENDNLIIDGLINFRLKFFTELIEEALEKNIEDFFVEKEYREFIRVLQYFVELQESKVDLVNIIFKNDGTYQLLDKKMNLIDNDIFQELAEEISENEMNYDDLLISSLITIAPKKIIIHIEKSIQDREIIKVIKSVFQNKVSVCPGCRLCLKEKDNKIKIEKEK